One genomic window of Cellulophaga sp. Hel_I_12 includes the following:
- a CDS encoding RNA polymerase sigma factor → MKNFFPTNRKFIKHLKKGDEDAYALLVKTYYKPLCDYAFGLSRSRFKGEDIVQNVLIRIWEQRSKLKPGFSLKSFLYKTVYNEFVNQYRKEVSISKMEKKYFETINPLYEEKNAELDRLMLLVENEIEQLPPKCKETFLLSKKDGLTYVEIAEYLNVSIKTVENQMSIAFSTIRKKMEGKL, encoded by the coding sequence TTGAAAAATTTTTTTCCCACAAACCGAAAATTTATTAAACATCTAAAAAAAGGTGATGAAGATGCTTATGCACTTCTTGTAAAAACTTACTACAAACCATTATGCGACTATGCTTTTGGGCTTTCTAGAAGCAGATTCAAAGGAGAAGACATTGTCCAGAATGTGCTCATTAGAATCTGGGAACAACGCAGTAAACTAAAACCAGGATTTTCTTTAAAAAGTTTTCTATATAAAACAGTTTATAATGAATTTGTAAACCAATATAGAAAAGAAGTTTCCATTAGTAAAATGGAAAAAAAGTATTTTGAGACCATCAATCCACTATATGAAGAAAAAAATGCAGAGTTGGATCGTTTAATGCTTTTGGTTGAAAATGAAATTGAACAATTGCCTCCTAAATGTAAAGAAACCTTTTTATTAAGTAAGAAAGATGGCCTTACATATGTTGAAATAGCAGAATATCTCAATGTATCCATCAAAACCGTTGAAAATCAAATGAGCATAGCGTTTTCTACCATCCGTAAAAAAATGGAGGGAAAGTTATAA
- a CDS encoding SusC/RagA family TonB-linked outer membrane protein, with translation MRTFIFLFCTITFGFSSDNILSQNTKIVIDNDKTVTVDEVFDLIRNQTDYTFIYQEDLFKNAPKVHLQKGVIKANKLLEKSLAFGDFNFSLSDKNTIILEKTVEDIATVAQRKISGITSDNDGLPLPGVNVIIKGTNKGVISDFEGSYSIEVGNEDVLVFSYLGYATQEVKVGNLVTLNIVMQPNADELSEVIITAIGTKMLVDESGSTSSIVKTEGIVKSGEAGVINALAGKASGVRIGKSNGDPGSGSSIQIRGANTIQGASQPLIILDGIPVSNDNIGDVTISQQSRLDDINSKDIESVQVLKGASAAALWGSRAANGVIVITTKNGSLGKKPTVQYSFTQSFDDINVRTPLQNKFGQGRDGVWQISRAESWGDKIADRAGGADEVNETGRYFLSNTTGNIYYPVTTKNSRETFVDSNYDQVFQTGVYAQHNISISGGGEKASYFFSYENLVQEGIIKNFDYKRQNLRLNTKTQLTKWLSWSNRISYTNTDSNRIRQAGEDTNGILLGLLRTSPDFDISDYKGTYVAANGDVFPDRQRSYRVQFGESENPVYNNPLWTINEQKSPNQVNRFIINPELTIDPVNWLKVILRGGLDYYSDSRGSFFPVSSASGARSAGLWTQSDITSRELNFDGIAIATQNINKDVEVTATLGLNFNDRQRFSNTNTISPFAVNASLPTPDLNPDQAASSWNRFIQKIRSNRGYGILGFNLFDQLFVNVSGAMEASSTIKGSFFYPSADLAWQFSDLIESETLSFGKLRFAWGKVGVQPAAYKFNTLATTGFSTFGGSFLVDSEKGNSNLKPEIKTEWEVGTDLRFFNNRISLGLTYYNNETKDILFAVNTNPSSGFSTNYTNAATIENKGFEIDLNGKIIDNQDLKVSLNANFNNNENKVVDIAGAETVDIGGTSKAVKGYPMSSFWLPGTLRNDDGSLALDANGFPQLDTDRRVIGDPNPDWRGGLGMELKWKNIDFSFLFEHSQGGDFINRTRVVLNGFGMSEEVGNEVTLTEDLTNINGTVFTAGTTVRGNIQNFGGGNVLLDELYYRGIGGGLGFNKLNDLYIEDATWTKLRNVTLGYTLKGLKLSSKLSLESLRISVTGRDLILWTDLVGVDPETNNYGVSNAFGMNYFNNPGTRSILFNLQANF, from the coding sequence ATGAGAACCTTTATTTTCTTGTTCTGTACGATAACTTTTGGCTTTTCGTCAGATAATATATTATCGCAAAACACGAAAATTGTAATAGACAATGATAAAACTGTGACTGTCGATGAAGTTTTTGACTTGATTCGAAATCAAACCGATTACACCTTTATCTATCAAGAAGATTTGTTTAAAAATGCACCAAAGGTACATCTCCAAAAAGGAGTGATCAAGGCCAATAAGTTGCTTGAAAAAAGTCTTGCTTTTGGGGATTTCAACTTTAGCCTGTCTGATAAAAACACAATCATTTTAGAGAAAACAGTCGAAGATATTGCCACCGTGGCCCAAAGGAAAATCAGTGGAATTACTTCAGACAACGACGGGTTGCCCCTGCCCGGTGTAAACGTTATTATTAAAGGAACAAATAAAGGTGTTATCAGTGATTTTGAAGGAAGTTATTCCATTGAGGTAGGCAACGAAGATGTTTTGGTTTTTTCATACCTTGGTTATGCCACCCAAGAAGTAAAAGTTGGCAACCTAGTAACCCTAAACATTGTCATGCAGCCCAATGCTGATGAGTTGAGCGAAGTAATTATTACTGCCATTGGAACAAAGATGCTCGTTGACGAATCCGGTTCTACAAGCTCTATTGTTAAAACCGAAGGTATTGTTAAATCAGGAGAGGCAGGAGTCATCAATGCCCTGGCAGGTAAAGCTTCCGGTGTCAGGATAGGAAAATCCAATGGAGACCCAGGATCTGGATCATCCATTCAAATACGAGGTGCTAACACCATTCAAGGTGCCAGCCAACCTTTAATCATCTTGGACGGTATCCCGGTGAGCAACGACAATATAGGAGATGTAACCATCAGCCAACAATCCAGGTTGGATGATATCAATTCCAAGGACATCGAATCGGTGCAGGTGTTAAAAGGGGCTTCGGCCGCAGCTCTATGGGGCTCTCGGGCCGCCAATGGCGTTATTGTCATTACCACTAAAAATGGAAGTTTAGGAAAGAAACCTACCGTTCAATATTCATTTACACAATCGTTTGACGATATAAATGTAAGAACACCATTACAAAATAAATTTGGCCAGGGACGGGACGGCGTTTGGCAGATCAGTAGAGCCGAATCTTGGGGAGACAAGATTGCCGATCGAGCCGGAGGTGCCGATGAAGTCAATGAAACCGGCAGATATTTCCTTTCAAACACCACAGGAAATATATATTATCCCGTAACCACAAAAAACTCCAGAGAGACCTTTGTTGACAGTAATTACGATCAGGTTTTTCAAACCGGTGTGTATGCACAGCACAATATATCCATAAGTGGTGGAGGCGAAAAGGCGTCCTATTTTTTCAGTTACGAAAACCTTGTCCAAGAAGGGATTATCAAAAATTTCGATTATAAACGCCAAAACCTACGCCTAAATACAAAAACACAACTTACCAAATGGTTAAGTTGGAGCAATAGAATATCCTATACCAATACAGACTCCAACAGGATCAGACAAGCGGGAGAAGACACAAATGGTATTTTGCTGGGGCTTTTGCGAACATCTCCAGATTTTGATATTTCAGATTACAAAGGCACCTATGTGGCGGCCAATGGCGATGTGTTTCCAGACAGACAGCGATCGTACCGCGTACAGTTTGGGGAATCGGAAAACCCGGTTTACAACAACCCGTTATGGACTATAAATGAACAAAAATCACCCAATCAGGTCAATCGGTTTATTATCAACCCAGAACTGACAATCGATCCGGTCAATTGGCTAAAAGTCATTTTAAGGGGTGGTCTTGATTATTACTCAGATTCCAGAGGTTCCTTTTTCCCAGTAAGTTCAGCTAGTGGTGCAAGAAGTGCCGGTTTATGGACTCAATCGGATATTACAAGTCGGGAGCTTAATTTTGACGGTATTGCTATAGCGACACAAAATATTAATAAGGACGTAGAAGTAACGGCAACCTTAGGATTAAATTTTAATGACAGGCAGCGATTTTCCAATACGAATACCATTAGCCCGTTTGCGGTAAATGCAAGTCTTCCAACACCCGATCTTAATCCGGACCAAGCAGCCTCATCCTGGAACAGGTTTATACAGAAAATACGTTCCAATAGAGGGTATGGTATTTTAGGGTTCAATTTGTTCGATCAACTATTCGTTAATGTTTCCGGGGCCATGGAAGCCTCTTCTACCATAAAAGGGAGTTTCTTTTACCCATCGGCAGATTTGGCTTGGCAGTTTAGCGATTTGATCGAATCGGAAACCTTAAGTTTTGGTAAGTTGCGATTTGCATGGGGGAAAGTTGGCGTACAACCGGCAGCCTATAAATTCAACACCTTGGCAACAACTGGTTTTTCAACCTTTGGGGGTAGTTTTTTGGTGGACTCCGAAAAAGGGAACTCAAATCTGAAACCCGAAATAAAAACCGAATGGGAAGTAGGAACAGATCTAAGGTTTTTTAACAACCGGATAAGTTTGGGTCTAACCTACTATAACAACGAAACAAAGGACATCCTTTTTGCCGTGAATACAAATCCTAGTTCCGGCTTTAGTACTAATTATACGAACGCTGCCACAATAGAAAACAAAGGGTTTGAAATTGACCTGAACGGCAAAATAATAGATAACCAAGACCTAAAGGTTTCACTAAATGCCAACTTCAATAATAATGAAAATAAAGTTGTGGATATTGCGGGGGCAGAAACTGTTGATATTGGGGGTACATCCAAAGCGGTAAAAGGCTATCCCATGAGTTCTTTCTGGTTGCCCGGAACGCTCCGTAACGATGATGGCAGTTTGGCACTGGATGCCAACGGATTCCCACAGTTGGATACCGACAGACGCGTTATTGGCGATCCCAATCCGGACTGGCGCGGTGGTTTGGGTATGGAACTAAAATGGAAAAATATTGATTTTAGCTTCCTGTTTGAGCACTCACAAGGTGGTGATTTCATCAATAGGACCAGGGTAGTACTAAATGGTTTTGGGATGTCAGAAGAAGTTGGGAACGAAGTAACACTTACCGAAGATTTAACCAATATTAATGGTACTGTTTTTACTGCAGGGACCACCGTGCGTGGCAATATACAAAATTTCGGTGGCGGTAATGTACTGCTTGACGAGCTGTACTATCGCGGTATTGGTGGCGGATTGGGCTTTAACAAGCTTAACGACCTTTACATTGAAGATGCCACCTGGACCAAACTGCGAAACGTAACCCTGGGTTATACACTTAAAGGGCTTAAATTATCTTCAAAGCTCTCGCTCGAATCTTTAAGGATTTCCGTTACCGGTAGAGATCTTATCCTCTGGACAGACCTGGTTGGGGTTGACCCCGAAACCAATAACTACGGGGTCAGTAATGCATTTGGGATGAATTATTTCAATAATCCGGGGACCCGATCCATATTGTTTAATCTTCAAGCTAATTTTTAA
- a CDS encoding heavy-metal-associated domain-containing protein has translation MKKSILSVTIIGLMLLFVTNTGFSQETTKEFKVMGNCNGCKKRIEKAALGVDGVSLAEWDKETKMIKVTMDEQVNIATVASAIEAIGHDTEFNKAIQTAYDDLPGCCQYDREDANTTAAKIVNTFSFKVSGNCGMCKKRIEKAAKTVSGIESAIWDKESKVITVETSIGTIGKNDVSKAIAMVGHDTEFDKADQTAYDDLPDCCQYDRNQ, from the coding sequence ATGAAAAAATCAATCTTATCAGTTACCATTATTGGTCTAATGTTATTATTTGTTACCAATACTGGGTTTTCGCAGGAAACCACAAAAGAATTCAAGGTGATGGGTAATTGCAATGGTTGCAAAAAGCGCATAGAAAAAGCGGCATTAGGTGTTGATGGAGTTTCGTTGGCCGAATGGGACAAAGAAACTAAAATGATTAAGGTCACTATGGACGAACAGGTTAATATTGCCACAGTTGCAAGTGCTATTGAAGCCATTGGCCATGATACAGAATTTAATAAAGCTATTCAAACCGCTTACGATGACCTTCCAGGGTGTTGCCAATATGACAGGGAAGATGCAAACACTACCGCTGCAAAAATTGTGAATACTTTTAGTTTTAAAGTATCTGGTAATTGTGGTATGTGCAAAAAACGGATAGAAAAGGCGGCAAAAACCGTTTCAGGTATAGAAAGTGCAATATGGGACAAAGAGTCGAAAGTAATCACTGTTGAAACCTCCATAGGCACCATCGGTAAAAACGATGTTTCTAAAGCGATAGCCATGGTTGGACACGATACCGAATTTGATAAAGCCGATCAAACAGCTTACGATGACCTTCCTGATTGTTGCCAATACGATAGAAATCAATAA
- a CDS encoding aminotransferase class V-fold PLP-dependent enzyme, translating into MKLKQKTLEQYFQGFREHIIGIDTTIETPYGTKPLVYADWIASGRLYRPIETILQNRIGPMVGNTHSEASHTGRLMTSIYHDAHQVIKKHVNASPEDVIITSDSGMTGVLCKFQRILGLKIPEKYADQIQIPEEDRPVVFLTHMEHHSNQTTWLETIADVVVLEPSENLFVDANILKKELDKYKNRKIKIGSFTACSNVTGIGSNYHELAEIMHKNDGLCFVDFAASAPYMTMDMHPQNEAQHLDAIFFSPHKFLGGPGSAGVLIFNKSLYKNRIPDHPGGGTVTWTNPWGEHHYFDNIEVREDGGTPGFLQAIKASLAIKLKEKMTVDKIRVRENELVKECFGKLSNMSGLHLLAKDVRYRLGAFSFYFENIHYNLAVKLLNDRFGIQVRGGCSCAGTYGHLLLEVTKEQSKQITDKIDHGDLSYKPGWVRLSLHPTMTNKELRYILEAIQQLIKHRVAWSKDYTYSEITNEFYHKDETKYQINTASFFEV; encoded by the coding sequence ATGAAACTGAAACAAAAAACATTAGAGCAATATTTTCAAGGATTCAGGGAACATATCATCGGGATAGATACAACAATTGAAACGCCTTACGGCACGAAACCCCTTGTATATGCCGATTGGATAGCCAGCGGAAGATTGTACAGGCCCATAGAAACGATATTACAAAACCGTATAGGGCCCATGGTAGGCAATACCCATTCTGAAGCCAGCCATACAGGCCGGTTAATGACCTCCATATACCATGATGCCCATCAAGTCATCAAAAAACATGTCAATGCTTCCCCAGAGGATGTAATCATTACATCCGATTCCGGTATGACCGGTGTTTTATGTAAATTTCAACGCATATTGGGGCTGAAAATCCCTGAAAAGTATGCTGACCAAATCCAAATTCCTGAAGAAGACAGGCCAGTGGTTTTTTTAACCCACATGGAGCACCATTCCAACCAGACCACTTGGCTGGAAACTATTGCTGATGTTGTAGTTTTGGAACCCTCTGAAAACTTATTTGTTGATGCCAATATTTTAAAAAAGGAATTGGATAAATATAAAAACCGAAAAATAAAAATTGGTTCGTTTACCGCCTGTTCCAATGTTACGGGCATCGGATCCAACTATCATGAATTGGCTGAAATAATGCATAAAAATGACGGATTATGCTTTGTGGATTTTGCCGCTTCGGCACCTTATATGACTATGGATATGCACCCACAGAATGAGGCCCAACACTTGGATGCCATATTTTTTTCCCCCCATAAATTTTTGGGTGGCCCGGGCAGTGCGGGCGTACTTATCTTTAATAAATCCTTATATAAAAACCGAATTCCCGATCATCCCGGTGGAGGCACCGTAACCTGGACCAATCCTTGGGGCGAGCACCATTATTTTGACAATATAGAAGTGCGGGAAGATGGTGGTACACCTGGGTTTTTGCAGGCCATAAAAGCAAGTTTGGCCATTAAGTTGAAGGAAAAAATGACGGTCGATAAAATTCGCGTTCGCGAAAATGAACTGGTTAAGGAATGTTTTGGGAAATTATCAAACATGTCGGGCTTACATTTACTGGCCAAGGATGTCAGATACAGATTGGGCGCCTTTTCATTTTATTTTGAAAACATCCATTATAATTTAGCGGTTAAATTATTGAACGATAGATTTGGTATTCAAGTAAGGGGAGGCTGTTCGTGTGCAGGCACTTATGGGCATTTATTATTGGAAGTTACCAAAGAGCAATCCAAACAGATCACCGACAAAATTGATCATGGCGACCTCTCATATAAACCGGGTTGGGTACGTTTATCGCTCCACCCCACCATGACCAATAAGGAATTGCGGTATATTTTGGAGGCCATCCAGCAACTAATCAAACATCGGGTAGCATGGAGCAAAGACTATACGTATTCAGAAATAACGAATGAGTTTTATCACAAAGACGAAACAAAATATCAAATAAACACAGCAAGCTTTTTCGAAGTATGA
- a CDS encoding FecR family protein: MNIEPLIIKFLSNNAFSISKEELKYLETWIENPENESTFLEYVKINASIEKHLNIYDIEKAELNIRDQIRQKKNLFFRRKVKKVITYTAAASILLMVALSMFFNKGSDAVHAKPIIVNNTIPIGTDKATLTLEDGSEIALNKGQEYRADGIISNGEELVYDSEVKCKVTAYNTLTIPKGGQFHVILSDSTEVWLNSDSQIKYPVVFTDGKTRQVELIYGEAYFDVSPSTKHNGATFKVLTKAQEVEVLGTEFNIKAYSDENSIYTTLVEGMVAVDFGFEKETLSPNQQSILNIDNKKVIVDFVDVYNETSWKNGIFSFKGKALKDIMKVLSRWYDTDFVFSNKDLEEVKFNGVLSKNQNIEDILLTIKNTNFINAYEIHKNTIILR, encoded by the coding sequence ATGAACATTGAGCCCTTAATTATTAAATTTCTTTCCAATAATGCTTTTAGTATTTCAAAAGAAGAACTAAAGTATTTAGAGACTTGGATTGAAAACCCTGAAAACGAATCTACTTTTTTAGAGTATGTAAAAATAAATGCTTCCATAGAAAAACATCTGAATATCTATGATATAGAAAAGGCAGAGCTAAACATAAGAGACCAAATAAGACAAAAGAAGAATTTATTCTTTAGAAGAAAGGTTAAAAAAGTTATAACCTACACCGCTGCAGCATCCATTCTATTAATGGTAGCACTAAGCATGTTTTTTAATAAAGGTAGTGATGCAGTCCATGCGAAGCCAATCATAGTAAACAATACCATTCCAATAGGTACCGATAAAGCAACTTTAACTTTGGAAGATGGCTCGGAAATTGCCCTGAATAAAGGACAAGAATACAGAGCCGATGGTATCATAAGCAATGGGGAAGAACTGGTCTATGATTCAGAAGTAAAGTGCAAAGTTACCGCCTATAATACTTTAACCATCCCTAAAGGCGGGCAATTTCATGTCATTTTATCAGATAGCACAGAGGTTTGGCTAAACTCTGATTCTCAAATAAAATACCCCGTGGTGTTTACCGATGGAAAAACAAGACAGGTAGAGTTGATTTACGGCGAAGCCTATTTTGATGTGTCCCCAAGTACCAAACATAATGGTGCAACATTTAAAGTTCTTACAAAAGCGCAGGAAGTTGAAGTTTTGGGAACGGAGTTTAATATTAAAGCATATTCAGATGAAAATAGTATCTATACTACCTTAGTTGAAGGTATGGTCGCTGTTGATTTTGGTTTTGAGAAAGAAACATTGAGCCCCAATCAACAATCCATTTTAAATATTGATAATAAAAAGGTAATTGTTGATTTTGTTGATGTATATAATGAAACCTCATGGAAAAACGGAATTTTTAGCTTTAAGGGCAAAGCATTAAAAGATATTATGAAAGTATTGTCCAGATGGTATGATACCGATTTTGTTTTTTCAAATAAAGATCTTGAAGAAGTTAAGTTTAATGGGGTATTAAGTAAAAATCAAAATATTGAAGATATTCTATTAACCATAAAAAACACTAATTTTATTAATGCCTATGAGATACATAAAAATACAATCATTTTAAGATAA
- a CDS encoding DUF6730 family protein gives MTKLEELTALLVNEIDDFKNGVENLEKINDQIKDTKIKMDLSEYKTMIYSHQKEMASHLKAIERFENRFNNKIIQAKIYPTWAVIVFIVCIVVTVVLASYMFLK, from the coding sequence ATGACAAAACTTGAAGAACTAACCGCTTTATTGGTTAATGAAATTGATGACTTTAAGAATGGTGTTGAAAACCTAGAGAAAATTAATGACCAAATAAAAGACACCAAGATCAAGATGGATTTATCGGAATATAAAACCATGATTTATTCACACCAAAAAGAAATGGCATCTCACTTAAAAGCCATTGAACGCTTTGAAAATCGGTTTAACAATAAAATCATCCAAGCTAAAATTTATCCTACTTGGGCGGTGATAGTATTTATAGTTTGTATTGTAGTTACTGTAGTGCTAGCCTCCTATATGTTTTTGAAATAA
- a CDS encoding SusD/RagB family nutrient-binding outer membrane lipoprotein: MKSIYIKYIFVFTTLLILGCESMVDNLNENPNQLTLDDVDPGLFLNGAELSNINTQLGAYSRMAGYYSGQLIGFEQVEQERFLYNVTNTTFGWDGYQSVITPMREMRRRTTDNPFYQGISKVMEAHLIGTYASLFGDIPYSEAVSDVEEPKFDDQRAVFDALQILLQDAIDDLESASGSVIIEDYIFDGNRIKWLESAWTLKARYYMHTKQYDLAYTAAQNGISSNGNSMMFNPLDIPGENSTKNKFYIVLSGTPNTGTGNSYLVQLLDNSSGISRNNAKTDETARLGYYTIDPSSPNANLGIANELEPQPLITYQENLLILAEAGARTQSFATGLGHLNQLRTFLNTGAFLNTNFSSEPFTYDAYVASDFDAGGMENMDNIDPDRALLREIIEERYVSGFTTFMPFDDARRLKKSDMDVAVPFPLNVPTATQNVERFLYPEDEILSNLMAPVDPGLYSVTEVNQ, from the coding sequence ATGAAATCTATATATATAAAATACATATTTGTTTTTACGACCTTGCTAATATTGGGTTGTGAAAGTATGGTTGATAATCTTAACGAAAACCCAAATCAGTTGACACTTGACGATGTCGATCCGGGACTCTTCCTTAATGGGGCTGAATTATCCAATATTAATACACAATTGGGGGCCTATAGCAGAATGGCAGGTTACTATTCTGGACAATTAATTGGTTTTGAGCAAGTTGAACAAGAACGATTTTTATATAATGTTACAAATACAACGTTTGGTTGGGACGGCTATCAGAGTGTGATTACACCTATGCGAGAAATGCGTCGCAGAACAACCGATAATCCATTTTATCAGGGCATTTCAAAAGTCATGGAAGCACATCTTATAGGAACGTATGCCTCACTTTTTGGAGACATTCCATATTCAGAAGCTGTAAGCGATGTTGAAGAGCCCAAATTTGATGACCAACGTGCGGTTTTTGATGCCTTACAGATATTGCTTCAGGACGCCATTGATGATCTTGAAAGTGCAAGCGGAAGCGTTATCATAGAAGATTATATTTTTGATGGCAACCGGATAAAATGGCTGGAATCTGCATGGACCCTTAAAGCGCGTTACTATATGCACACCAAGCAGTACGATTTGGCCTATACGGCTGCCCAAAATGGTATTTCTTCCAATGGGAACAGTATGATGTTTAACCCATTGGATATTCCCGGTGAAAACTCCACTAAAAATAAATTTTACATTGTGTTGTCCGGTACTCCTAACACAGGTACCGGAAATAGTTATTTGGTTCAATTATTGGATAATAGCAGTGGTATCTCGCGCAATAATGCCAAAACCGATGAAACCGCACGCTTGGGGTATTATACCATTGATCCAAGTAGCCCCAATGCCAATTTGGGCATTGCCAATGAACTGGAGCCACAACCACTCATTACCTATCAGGAAAACCTCCTTATCCTTGCCGAAGCAGGAGCGCGTACGCAAAGTTTTGCAACGGGTTTAGGACATTTAAACCAACTGCGCACTTTTTTGAATACGGGGGCTTTTTTGAATACCAATTTTTCTTCAGAACCATTCACTTATGATGCCTACGTGGCTTCAGATTTTGATGCTGGTGGTATGGAAAACATGGACAATATAGATCCAGACAGGGCATTGTTGAGAGAGATCATAGAAGAACGCTACGTTTCAGGGTTTACGACCTTTATGCCTTTTGATGATGCAAGACGGTTGAAAAAAAGTGATATGGACGTTGCGGTGCCGTTTCCTTTAAACGTGCCGACCGCAACCCAAAATGTGGAACGGTTTTTATATCCTGAAGACGAAATACTCTCCAATTTAATGGCACCAGTTGATCCAGGGTTGTATTCGGTTACAGAAGTAAATCAATAA